A single Methanolobus sp. ZRKC5 DNA region contains:
- a CDS encoding MATE family efflux transporter encodes MNNTTNNENEGPAFETPNATSGMKAMLGDPKKAIIKLALPMMLGMSIQTLYNLVDTFWVSGLGSDALAAVGFVFPFFFIIIALSNGLGVGAGSAISRRLGSRDKIGADNVAVHTMILMVLMSAVFTITLFTFAEPIFAMIGAGKTTAMATSYGRIIFGGSILLFFTNVANAILRSEGDTKRAMNAMIFGSILNIVLDPIFIYQFKMGVAGAAWATVISMGVTAVLMSSWLFFKKDTYLSFDFKDFSFERGILRDISKVGIPATVQQASMALMMLVMNVIIIAASNTDGVAVYTVGWRVATIAIAPLIGISTAVVTMTGFSYGEGSYDKVSFAHIYSMKIGLLVETVIAFFTFILAPQIAYAFTLSESASHITDDLIIFLRIICIFYPTVSLGMLSSSLFQGVGKGLYALVATIVRAVIFVPVFALFFAFNLNMGLIGVWWGMVVGNILGSLFIFVWARVYVGKLLETEIQAESQHKLSDHEELRA; translated from the coding sequence ATGAATAATACTACAAATAATGAAAATGAGGGACCTGCATTTGAGACTCCAAATGCAACTTCCGGAATGAAAGCCATGTTGGGTGACCCGAAAAAGGCTATAATTAAATTAGCATTACCAATGATGCTTGGTATGTCCATCCAGACATTGTACAATCTTGTAGATACTTTCTGGGTTTCCGGCTTGGGTTCGGATGCTCTTGCAGCAGTGGGTTTTGTATTTCCATTCTTCTTTATTATCATTGCATTGTCAAACGGCCTTGGGGTTGGTGCCGGTTCAGCAATATCCCGACGGCTTGGTTCAAGGGATAAAATAGGTGCGGACAATGTTGCAGTTCATACGATGATCCTGATGGTTTTGATGTCTGCTGTTTTCACTATAACACTCTTCACATTTGCAGAGCCGATATTTGCTATGATAGGTGCCGGAAAGACAACTGCAATGGCGACATCTTATGGTCGTATTATCTTTGGAGGCAGTATCCTCCTGTTCTTTACCAATGTTGCAAATGCGATACTTCGCAGTGAAGGTGACACCAAACGAGCTATGAATGCAATGATATTTGGTTCCATTCTGAATATAGTACTTGACCCGATTTTCATCTATCAGTTCAAGATGGGTGTTGCGGGTGCTGCATGGGCCACAGTGATATCAATGGGAGTGACTGCAGTTCTGATGTCCAGCTGGTTGTTCTTCAAAAAAGATACTTATTTATCCTTTGATTTCAAGGATTTCAGTTTTGAGCGGGGAATTCTCAGGGACATATCCAAGGTTGGCATTCCTGCCACTGTACAACAGGCATCTATGGCACTTATGATGCTTGTAATGAATGTCATCATAATAGCTGCCAGTAATACCGATGGAGTAGCTGTTTACACTGTTGGATGGCGTGTTGCAACCATAGCTATTGCTCCACTCATTGGAATTTCAACAGCAGTTGTAACGATGACTGGTTTTTCATACGGTGAAGGTTCATATGACAAAGTCTCCTTCGCTCATATATATTCAATGAAGATCGGTCTTCTTGTAGAAACAGTCATTGCTTTTTTTACATTCATACTGGCTCCTCAGATAGCTTACGCATTCACTCTTTCAGAAAGCGCTTCTCATATCACAGATGACCTTATTATATTTCTGAGGATTATTTGCATATTCTATCCCACAGTATCTCTTGGTATGCTCTCTTCGTCTCTTTTTCAGGGAGTTGGCAAAGGACTTTATGCGCTTGTTGCAACAATTGTGCGTGCTGTCATATTCGTACCAGTGTTCGCTTTGTTTTTCGCTTTTAATCTGAATATGGGGCTTATAGGTGTTTGGTGGGGCATGGTCGTAGGTAACATCCTAGGTTCGTTGTTCATTTTTGTGTGGGCAAGAGTTTACGTGGGGAAATTGCTGGAGACTGAAATACAAGCAGAGTCCCAGCATAAATTATCTGATCATGAAGAACTAAGGGCATAA
- a CDS encoding MarR family transcriptional regulator, producing MVVLTHPVKHENLCSIKKHESIGRDISHLFRSINIYLSKELEPYGIGSGQFPFFKLLMYHEGVSQESLASSLKYDRATITRSVNKLEEMGYVIRKRDPCDKRAYCVYLTDKGREMKPVLIDISSKLNDVLLHGFSTEEKAMFISMMEKAAKNIASENEMKKASNE from the coding sequence GTGGTAGTTCTGACACATCCCGTTAAACATGAAAACCTTTGTAGCATTAAAAAACATGAATCCATAGGTAGGGATATATCTCACCTTTTCAGGTCGATCAATATATATCTTTCAAAAGAGCTGGAACCATATGGCATTGGAAGTGGACAGTTCCCTTTTTTTAAGCTTTTAATGTATCATGAAGGAGTGAGTCAGGAATCACTTGCCAGTTCATTGAAATATGATCGTGCAACCATCACCCGCTCTGTTAACAAACTCGAAGAAATGGGCTATGTTATCAGGAAAAGGGACCCTTGCGATAAACGTGCCTACTGTGTCTACCTTACTGATAAAGGGCGCGAAATGAAGCCTGTGCTGATCGATATAAGCTCAAAGCTCAATGATGTACTCTTGCATGGCTTTAGCACTGAAGAAAAGGCTATGTTTATTTCCATGATGGAAAAAGCTGCCAAAAACATAGCATCTGAAAACGAAATGAAGAAGGCTTCAAATGAATAA
- a CDS encoding ABC transporter ATP-binding protein yields MEPGVIEVNGLRKEYGDFVAVDDLSFSVSKGQIFGIVGPNGAGKTTTLKMLSSLVRPSTGSIYMKGLDISKDAVEIKSFLGFLPEESPLYEGMSVEDYLLFFSELYCIPKDRAKKRIRELLFDLSLNADGKKIGDLSKGMKRKVAIARSLINDPDILIYDEPASGLDPMTSRYITDYVRSLKKSGKTIIFSAHNLFQVESLCDRILILKAGKLVTLGTAEEIRKKYGKIQYRLEFKVDGIEEYSISETKIVDDNYVVTTSDIDVVNQTTKWVASRAGDIVEMRTIVPSLEEIFLELMGVELFID; encoded by the coding sequence GTGGAACCTGGTGTAATCGAAGTTAATGGACTCAGGAAGGAATACGGCGATTTTGTTGCTGTTGATGACCTTTCTTTCTCAGTGAGCAAAGGGCAGATATTTGGAATAGTTGGTCCAAACGGTGCTGGTAAAACCACAACGTTAAAAATGCTCAGCAGTCTTGTCAGGCCAAGTACCGGCAGTATTTATATGAAAGGTCTGGATATCTCAAAGGATGCTGTTGAGATAAAATCATTCCTTGGTTTTCTTCCAGAAGAGTCTCCTCTCTACGAGGGTATGAGTGTAGAGGATTATCTTCTCTTCTTTTCAGAGTTATACTGCATTCCAAAGGACCGTGCAAAGAAAAGGATACGTGAACTTCTTTTTGATCTTTCTCTCAATGCTGACGGTAAAAAGATAGGTGATCTTTCAAAAGGAATGAAGCGTAAAGTTGCCATAGCTCGTTCTCTTATCAATGACCCTGACATCCTGATATACGATGAACCGGCATCAGGCTTAGACCCAATGACTTCCCGTTATATCACTGATTACGTACGCTCACTGAAAAAATCCGGGAAAACCATCATATTCAGTGCTCACAATCTCTTCCAGGTTGAAAGTCTCTGTGACAGGATACTTATTCTCAAGGCAGGAAAGCTGGTAACATTGGGTACTGCTGAGGAAATACGAAAGAAATATGGCAAGATACAGTATCGTCTTGAGTTCAAAGTGGACGGTATTGAAGAGTACTCCATCTCCGAAACCAAGATAGTGGACGATAACTATGTCGTTACAACCAGTGACATTGATGTGGTTAACCAGACTACCAAATGGGTTGCATCCAGAGCTGGGGACATAGTGGAGATGCGAACTATTGTACCTTCCCTCGAAGAGATCTTCCTTGAACTTATGGGTGTTGAACTTTTTATAGACTGA
- a CDS encoding mechanosensitive ion channel family protein, whose protein sequence is MVDILAQTIPYTEITIANIVFALVILIAGLLVAGILSGMFSKGLKKTKLPELVTEFLVRFLRALLYVGVLLAVVSTLGIDTSSVVVGLSAVIGLVLGFGMQDSLNNMAAGVWIASLRPLDKGEYVTVDGLSGTVHAVGIMATELLTPDNQFITLPNKLVWGSPIVNATRMPTRRVSVDVGVGYTTDIPKAVQIALDVIKQDSRVLADPVAAVVTAELADSSVNLQLRAWVNTPDFWAVKNDLTIAIHAAFGKEEIEIPFPQLDVHMYKN, encoded by the coding sequence TTGGTAGACATTTTAGCTCAAACTATACCTTATACAGAGATAACGATAGCAAACATAGTATTTGCACTGGTGATTCTGATTGCAGGTCTTCTTGTTGCCGGAATTCTTTCCGGTATGTTTAGTAAAGGCCTGAAAAAGACTAAACTTCCTGAGCTTGTAACTGAATTTCTCGTTCGTTTCCTGCGTGCGTTGCTCTATGTGGGTGTATTGCTTGCAGTTGTGAGCACCCTTGGAATCGATACAAGCTCTGTGGTCGTAGGTCTTTCAGCAGTTATTGGACTGGTGCTTGGCTTTGGTATGCAGGATTCACTTAACAATATGGCTGCAGGTGTGTGGATAGCATCCCTGAGACCTCTTGACAAAGGAGAGTATGTAACTGTGGATGGTCTTTCCGGTACAGTTCATGCAGTTGGTATCATGGCGACAGAACTCCTTACTCCCGATAACCAGTTTATCACATTGCCTAACAAACTTGTATGGGGCAGTCCTATTGTAAATGCGACCCGAATGCCTACACGCAGAGTTTCAGTTGATGTTGGTGTGGGTTACACTACGGACATTCCAAAAGCTGTACAGATCGCTCTGGATGTCATCAAACAGGATTCCCGTGTGCTTGCTGACCCTGTAGCAGCAGTTGTTACCGCCGAACTGGCAGATTCATCTGTAAATCTACAGCTTCGTGCCTGGGTCAATACCCCTGATTTCTGGGCTGTGAAAAATGACCTGACAATAGCTATACATGCGGCGTTTGGCAAGGAAGAGATTGAGATTCCCTTCCCACAGCTGGATGTACATATGTACAAGAATTAA